The following coding sequences lie in one Spinacia oleracea cultivar Varoflay chromosome 1, BTI_SOV_V1, whole genome shotgun sequence genomic window:
- the LOC110785747 gene encoding pyruvate dehydrogenase E1 component subunit beta-1, mitochondrial isoform X1: protein MMGIVRQKLVSGSFSQPLQRIKPAVLAVRSYSTSGTQMTVRDALNSALDEEMASDPNVFLMGEEVGEYQGAYKITKKLLDKYGPLRVIDTPITEAGFTGIGVGAAYHGLRPVVEFMTFNFAMQAIDHIINSAAKTCYMSAGQITVPIVFRGPNGAAAGVGAQHSQCYAPWYGSCPGLKVLSPYTAEDARGLLKAAIRDPDPVVFLENELLYGESFPVSDEVLDPNFCLPIGKAKIEREGKDVTITAFSKMVGFALKAAEILREEGISAEVINLRSIRPLDRATINDSVRKTNRLITVEEGFPQHGVGAEICASVVEDSFEYLDAPIERIAGADVPMPYAPNLEKLSLPQIEDIVRAAKRVCYREVPMAAVA, encoded by the exons ATGATGGGAATTGTGAGGCAGAAGTTGGTTTCTGGAAGCTTCTCTCAGCCG TTGCAGAGGATTAAACCTGCTGTATTGGCTGTCAGAAGCTACTCAACTTCTGGCACTCAG ATGACGGTTAGGGACGCCCTTAACTCTGCTCTTGACGAGGAGATGGCATCTGATCCTAATGTATTTTTGATGGGGGAAGAG GTTGGGGAATACCAAGGTGCCTATAAG ATCACGAAAAAACTACTGGACAAGTATGGTCCCCTCAGAGTTATTGATACACCAATCACAGAG GCTGGTTTCACTGGTATTGGTGTTGGCGCTGCTTACCATGGGCTCAGGCCCGTCGTGGAGTTCATGACTTTTAACTTTGCCATGCAG GCAATTGACCACATAATAAACTCTGCTGCAAAAACATGCTACATGTCTGCGGGGCAGATCACTGTTCCCATTGTTTTTAGGGGGCCTAATGGTGCTGCTGCAGGAGTTGGTGCCCAACACTCTCAG TGTTATGCACCATGGTATGGCTCCTGTCCTGGATTGAAGGTGCTGTCTCCATACACAGCCGAGGATGCTCGTGGATTGTTGAAGGCAGCCATTAGGGATCCCGATCCAGTTGTTTTTCTGGAGAATGAATTACT ATATGGAGAATCATTTCCGGTTTCTGATGAAGTTCTAGATCCCAACTTTTGTCTACCTATTGGGAAGGCCAAG ATTGAAAGAGAAGGGAAGGATGTGACAATAACTGCATTCTCAAAGATGGTGGGATTTGCTCTCAAG GCTGCAGAGATACTAAGAGAGGAAGGAATTAGCGCAGAG GTCATTAATTTACGATCAATTCGGCCTCTGGATAGAGCTACAATCAATGATTCTGTCAGAAAAACAAACAGATTGATAACTGTTGAAGAAGGGTTCCCACAGCATGGTGTTGGAGCTGAAATCTG TGCATCTGTTGTTGAGGATAGCTTTGAATATCTTGATGCACCCATTGAAAGGATTGCTGGGGCTGATGTTCCAATGCCTTATGCACCTAACCTTGAGAAGTTATCTCTACCCCAG ATTGAAGATATAGTACGTGCTGCAAAGCGGGTATGTTACAGAGAAGTACCAATGGCAGCTGTAGCATAA
- the LOC110785747 gene encoding pyruvate dehydrogenase E1 component subunit beta-1, mitochondrial isoform X2, whose amino-acid sequence MMGIVRQKLVSGSFSQPRIKPAVLAVRSYSTSGTQMTVRDALNSALDEEMASDPNVFLMGEEVGEYQGAYKITKKLLDKYGPLRVIDTPITEAGFTGIGVGAAYHGLRPVVEFMTFNFAMQAIDHIINSAAKTCYMSAGQITVPIVFRGPNGAAAGVGAQHSQCYAPWYGSCPGLKVLSPYTAEDARGLLKAAIRDPDPVVFLENELLYGESFPVSDEVLDPNFCLPIGKAKIEREGKDVTITAFSKMVGFALKAAEILREEGISAEVINLRSIRPLDRATINDSVRKTNRLITVEEGFPQHGVGAEICASVVEDSFEYLDAPIERIAGADVPMPYAPNLEKLSLPQIEDIVRAAKRVCYREVPMAAVA is encoded by the exons ATGATGGGAATTGTGAGGCAGAAGTTGGTTTCTGGAAGCTTCTCTCAGCCG AGGATTAAACCTGCTGTATTGGCTGTCAGAAGCTACTCAACTTCTGGCACTCAG ATGACGGTTAGGGACGCCCTTAACTCTGCTCTTGACGAGGAGATGGCATCTGATCCTAATGTATTTTTGATGGGGGAAGAG GTTGGGGAATACCAAGGTGCCTATAAG ATCACGAAAAAACTACTGGACAAGTATGGTCCCCTCAGAGTTATTGATACACCAATCACAGAG GCTGGTTTCACTGGTATTGGTGTTGGCGCTGCTTACCATGGGCTCAGGCCCGTCGTGGAGTTCATGACTTTTAACTTTGCCATGCAG GCAATTGACCACATAATAAACTCTGCTGCAAAAACATGCTACATGTCTGCGGGGCAGATCACTGTTCCCATTGTTTTTAGGGGGCCTAATGGTGCTGCTGCAGGAGTTGGTGCCCAACACTCTCAG TGTTATGCACCATGGTATGGCTCCTGTCCTGGATTGAAGGTGCTGTCTCCATACACAGCCGAGGATGCTCGTGGATTGTTGAAGGCAGCCATTAGGGATCCCGATCCAGTTGTTTTTCTGGAGAATGAATTACT ATATGGAGAATCATTTCCGGTTTCTGATGAAGTTCTAGATCCCAACTTTTGTCTACCTATTGGGAAGGCCAAG ATTGAAAGAGAAGGGAAGGATGTGACAATAACTGCATTCTCAAAGATGGTGGGATTTGCTCTCAAG GCTGCAGAGATACTAAGAGAGGAAGGAATTAGCGCAGAG GTCATTAATTTACGATCAATTCGGCCTCTGGATAGAGCTACAATCAATGATTCTGTCAGAAAAACAAACAGATTGATAACTGTTGAAGAAGGGTTCCCACAGCATGGTGTTGGAGCTGAAATCTG TGCATCTGTTGTTGAGGATAGCTTTGAATATCTTGATGCACCCATTGAAAGGATTGCTGGGGCTGATGTTCCAATGCCTTATGCACCTAACCTTGAGAAGTTATCTCTACCCCAG ATTGAAGATATAGTACGTGCTGCAAAGCGGGTATGTTACAGAGAAGTACCAATGGCAGCTGTAGCATAA
- the LOC110800932 gene encoding uncharacterized protein isoform X1, which produces MCLTRCCHVDDRGTTLIPLENYLRPTLVTSLDERRNFCMRMFVLQLEGLLQSVKGGMLPVIDCCAAVLLCLAVVGSVSGVVLLHGGSGCHCLFVVNHKVYWELYISPYVRLTSTRTKINGESSFMEISTNSHKDERLSPFNSTYAVRFKEDIKRWARGGVRYATIVVALVIYIRVVVLGNFCVIDFFFRSTPFLGVFSPNRSACLLILL; this is translated from the exons ATGTGCCTAACAAG ATGCTGTCATGTGGATGATCGTGGGACCACTCTTATACCCTTGGAAAACTATTTGAGACCTACGTTGGTCACTTCATTAGATGAAAGAAGAAA TTTCTGCATGAGGATGTTTGTTTTGCAGCTGGAAGGATTGTTGCAGTCAGTCAAAGGTGGTATGCTTCCAGTGATTGACTGTTGCGCAGCTGTTCTGCTCTGTTTGGCTGTTGTTGGCAGTGTTTCAGGTGTGGTGTTGCTGCATGGGGGTAGTGGTTGTCACTGCTTGTTTGTTGTCAACCATAAAGTATATTGGGAATTGTACATCAG TCCATATGTTAGGTTAACCAGCACTAGGACGAAGATCAATGGCGAGTCTTCTTTCATGGAGATCTCAACCAACAGCCATAAAGACGAGAGATTATCGCCTTTTAACTCGACTTATGCAGTGAGGTTTAAAGAGGATATAAAGAGGTGGGCGAGAGGCGGTGTGAGATATGCAACCATTGTAGTAGCTCTTGTGATCTACATAAGGGTGGTGGTTTTGGGGAATTTTTgtgtaattgatttttttttccgctCAACTCCTTTTCTCGGGGTTTTCTCCCCTAATCGCTCTGCTTGTTTGCTAATTTTGTTATga
- the LOC110800932 gene encoding uncharacterized protein isoform X4 — protein sequence MCLTSFCMRMFVLQLEGLLQSVKGGMLPVIDCCAAVLLCLAVVGSVSGVVLLHGGSGCHCLFVVNHKVYWELYISPYVRLTSTRTKINGESSFMEISTNSHKDERLSPFNSTYAVRFKEDIKRWARGGVRYATIVVALVIYIRVVVLGNFCVIDFFFRSTPFLGVFSPNRSACLLILL from the exons ATGTGCCTAACAAG TTTCTGCATGAGGATGTTTGTTTTGCAGCTGGAAGGATTGTTGCAGTCAGTCAAAGGTGGTATGCTTCCAGTGATTGACTGTTGCGCAGCTGTTCTGCTCTGTTTGGCTGTTGTTGGCAGTGTTTCAGGTGTGGTGTTGCTGCATGGGGGTAGTGGTTGTCACTGCTTGTTTGTTGTCAACCATAAAGTATATTGGGAATTGTACATCAG TCCATATGTTAGGTTAACCAGCACTAGGACGAAGATCAATGGCGAGTCTTCTTTCATGGAGATCTCAACCAACAGCCATAAAGACGAGAGATTATCGCCTTTTAACTCGACTTATGCAGTGAGGTTTAAAGAGGATATAAAGAGGTGGGCGAGAGGCGGTGTGAGATATGCAACCATTGTAGTAGCTCTTGTGATCTACATAAGGGTGGTGGTTTTGGGGAATTTTTgtgtaattgatttttttttccgctCAACTCCTTTTCTCGGGGTTTTCTCCCCTAATCGCTCTGCTTGTTTGCTAATTTTGTTATga
- the LOC110800932 gene encoding uncharacterized protein isoform X2, whose protein sequence is MCLTRCDIMGDIGILQIVVGFWWLHSFCMRMFVLQLEGLLQSVKGGMLPVIDCCAAVLLCLAVVGSVSGVVLLHGGSGCHCLFVVNHKVYWELYISPYVRLTSTRTKINGESSFMEISTNSHKDERLSPFNSTYAVRFKEDIKRWARGGVRYATIVVALVIYIRVVVLGNFCVIDFFFRSTPFLGVFSPNRSACLLILL, encoded by the exons ATGTGCCTAACAAG GTGCGACATTATGGGTGATATAGGTATTTTACAGATTGTTGTTGGTTTCTGGTGGCTGCACAGTTTCTGCATGAGGATGTTTGTTTTGCAGCTGGAAGGATTGTTGCAGTCAGTCAAAGGTGGTATGCTTCCAGTGATTGACTGTTGCGCAGCTGTTCTGCTCTGTTTGGCTGTTGTTGGCAGTGTTTCAGGTGTGGTGTTGCTGCATGGGGGTAGTGGTTGTCACTGCTTGTTTGTTGTCAACCATAAAGTATATTGGGAATTGTACATCAG TCCATATGTTAGGTTAACCAGCACTAGGACGAAGATCAATGGCGAGTCTTCTTTCATGGAGATCTCAACCAACAGCCATAAAGACGAGAGATTATCGCCTTTTAACTCGACTTATGCAGTGAGGTTTAAAGAGGATATAAAGAGGTGGGCGAGAGGCGGTGTGAGATATGCAACCATTGTAGTAGCTCTTGTGATCTACATAAGGGTGGTGGTTTTGGGGAATTTTTgtgtaattgatttttttttccgctCAACTCCTTTTCTCGGGGTTTTCTCCCCTAATCGCTCTGCTTGTTTGCTAATTTTGTTATga
- the LOC110800932 gene encoding uncharacterized protein isoform X3 → MGDIGILQIVVGFWWLHSFCMRMFVLQLEGLLQSVKGGMLPVIDCCAAVLLCLAVVGSVSGVVLLHGGSGCHCLFVVNHKVYWELYISPYVRLTSTRTKINGESSFMEISTNSHKDERLSPFNSTYAVRFKEDIKRWARGGVRYATIVVALVIYIRVVVLGNFCVIDFFFRSTPFLGVFSPNRSACLLILL, encoded by the exons ATGGGTGATATAGGTATTTTACAGATTGTTGTTGGTTTCTGGTGGCTGCACAGTTTCTGCATGAGGATGTTTGTTTTGCAGCTGGAAGGATTGTTGCAGTCAGTCAAAGGTGGTATGCTTCCAGTGATTGACTGTTGCGCAGCTGTTCTGCTCTGTTTGGCTGTTGTTGGCAGTGTTTCAGGTGTGGTGTTGCTGCATGGGGGTAGTGGTTGTCACTGCTTGTTTGTTGTCAACCATAAAGTATATTGGGAATTGTACATCAG TCCATATGTTAGGTTAACCAGCACTAGGACGAAGATCAATGGCGAGTCTTCTTTCATGGAGATCTCAACCAACAGCCATAAAGACGAGAGATTATCGCCTTTTAACTCGACTTATGCAGTGAGGTTTAAAGAGGATATAAAGAGGTGGGCGAGAGGCGGTGTGAGATATGCAACCATTGTAGTAGCTCTTGTGATCTACATAAGGGTGGTGGTTTTGGGGAATTTTTgtgtaattgatttttttttccgctCAACTCCTTTTCTCGGGGTTTTCTCCCCTAATCGCTCTGCTTGTTTGCTAATTTTGTTATga